A stretch of DNA from Candidatus Cloacimonadota bacterium:
AAACCATAGCCAGAATGGTATACATACAAGCAAACAATTATGGATACTACGTGTCAGTATTCCTCGTCCAGCAGCCAATAGTCCGGATAATCCAGAATGTTCCGCACATTACCTTTAAATTCATTCAGCTGGTAGGTTAATGAATCCGGGTCCCATCCCCAGCGGCGATGAAAAAAGAGTTTTTCCCCAGTATCGCAGTTTTCACCACCACATCGTGATAACTATTACTGGAGGGTTCGAAGGTTATCTCGGAAGTGAATTCCTCCGGATCGCAGTGGCCATAGCCGTGAAAATGTGGGATCTTTAGCAAGAGCTTGGGAACTCCGTCAGCAACCGTGAACAGCCCGCAACTGTAATCATATGTGATCACTCCGAACTCACCCTCCCCAAACATCGAAATGGTATCGGATAAAGTAGTGGTGCAGTATGCTCCAAACCTTCCCAGATCGAGGTCATAGCCGGAGAGCAGCCAGCCCTGGTTCGTCCGGGTAAAAGCCGCCATTCCCAGGTTATGGCTGCCCGTGAAGATTTCTCCTCCCCATCTTGTGGGTAAGAAAGTCCACCCTCCTGCCTCAAAAGCGAGGAGCAATCTATCATACGGCAGATCGTAAGACTTCAGAAAGCGGATGGGGATGTGTCCTCCCAAGGCTTTGAACTCATTCCACGTGGCCTCGTCCAGATCATCCCAATCTGCTTGAGGATCACCAAACTGCTCACTCACCTTCCATTTCAGAAGATCAGGATCAGGGGTTAGTTTTGGGTCCAGCGCGGAACAACTGATGCGGGGATGGAAATTTCCGAACATTGCTTGCATGAGTTCCGCTGGTGATGGCCTGCTGTTTTCGATCAGAACATCATTACCCAGAGGGCCTTGAACCGCCCAAACCTGAAAAACTGTCCCAGTCAACAGAACAACCATTGCCAATACAATTTCGCACGGCCGCATTATCAACCTCCAGTCATTGTTCCAAGTGGATTGCGTCTAACTTGCTGTTATGCTTTTCCAAATTGGCTTGGGTATTGATATGGAACTGCCTTTATATCTCAGTCCATGTATTTCTGGATGGTGGCTTTGCGCAGTTGCTGCTCCATCCAGTCATCGAACCAGTTGGTGGGGAGGCTGGAGGCAAAGACGGCCTGGATCTGCGCTTCGTCTACTTTGAGTTTGGCATCCCGAGAGACAGAGATCACGCGGGGCATCCAGACGAGGTCGTCCATGAGGAAGGCCTCCTGGGGCTGGTTTTGCAGGTGGCGGCGAAGGATGCCATGGAAGATAATGGGAGTGTGTTTGCCGAGGGCCAGGGAGGTGGGGGAGAGGCCTTCAAAGTGGCGGACGGTGGCGTTGTCAGGGGTGGGATCCTGTCCGGAGATGATCCTCTGGGAGATCTGAAGGGCCAGCTGTTCGCGCTTGTCGCGGGAGAGTAACTCCCTGATGCCGGCTTCCACCAAGGCCAGGGGAAGGTGGACCTCCAGCGCCGCTTCGTTGAGCTCCACGATCACCCACTGGCGCGTGGTGGGAGAATAGACGGGATCGAAAACATGTCCGGCGGGTTGGCCAGGCAGCAGGAGGCGGATGGCGGCCACGATTTGGGCGTCTGGATACCAAAGGCTGTCGGGATGTGCCTTGTGCACTTTGGTGCGAGGCAGGGACATCTCTTCGCAGGCGGTGGCCAGGCCTTCCATACGGGCCAGTTTCACCGCCAGTTCGGCTTCGGGGCGCAGCACTTCGATGCTGGAGCCAGTGGGCTGGTAGGGCAGACAGAGCGAGTTGAAGCTGCACATGCTTTTGGTGCGTTTTTCCAGCTGGTGGAGCGAGGTGCCGCTGGCTGTGGGCAGAGGCAGGGCCCAGGCGCCTTCATCCAGGGCGCTCAACTGCGCATAAACCAAGGGGTCGAGGGAATCCACGTCAAGGAAGCCGGAGTTTTTGTAAACCAAGGTGGAGGCGAGGGGATGGCTGTCTTCCAAGAGCGCGGAGACGGGCGTTCCGGCGCTGAGTTCCTGGTAAAGGGAATCGGCGTAAAGGTTGGTAAGGCGGATGTCCGTGCGGGAAGGCAGAACCTCCAAAGTGGCATAGGACAGGCTGACAAAGGGTTCCAGACGGTAATCGGCCAGGTTTTGCTGATAGTGGGCGCGCACCTCTTCCGGGGCCACGTAGGGATCGATGTCCGCCAGTTCCAGCAGG
This window harbors:
- a CDS encoding SurA N-terminal domain-containing protein; its protein translation is MTKLAPLFAILLALALLLAGCGANQGTLAGRINGQPVTAESFNDSYRGHYTNFQVLNNRAPSREERELIKQQTWTDAAKGVILRQWFTKYKISATPSEVVDTLSRNIPSYILRSPLFMTDGVFDPKIYNQSLLYDSPQNLAPLRQDYLDTKVPIMKLKRELIANELLDKGERKLITGILQSNADVEFTLLELADIDPYVAPEEVRAHYQQNLADYRLEPFVSLSYATLEVLPSRTDIRLTNLYADSLYQELSAGTPVSALLEDSHPLASTLVYKNSGFLDVDSLDPLVYAQLSALDEGAWALPLPTASGTSLHQLEKRTKSMCSFNSLCLPYQPTGSSIEVLRPEAELAVKLARMEGLATACEEMSLPRTKVHKAHPDSLWYPDAQIVAAIRLLLPGQPAGHVFDPVYSPTTRQWVIVELNEAALEVHLPLALVEAGIRELLSRDKREQLALQISQRIISGQDPTPDNATVRHFEGLSPTSLALGKHTPIIFHGILRRHLQNQPQEAFLMDDLVWMPRVISVSRDAKLKVDEAQIQAVFASSLPTNWFDDWMEQQLRKATIQKYMD